The Anopheles coluzzii chromosome 2, AcolN3, whole genome shotgun sequence genome window below encodes:
- the LOC120951526 gene encoding uncharacterized protein LOC120951526, with product MADSRERIRAPPRDGREGFTSPRQVLRRLMLLSEGRQYREAATVVGRLGPSVLRSVVAELPMDILIEALPHSTYLLESFFNRLNAVVATPRPDVPCEAIMWHLVKLFSNPHETGLRQRCMKLAQAIGIWQPSLRESLLARRKQLDQAIQGLGVHGLTADQTGSLISLHVALKNELQRHIDTYKAAIHKLEELSPVTAHQDPAQSSHQRLLAIGYGDIQQRLIDNKTLLTMLDKPALKQLAQLVENLSQRVQNDKEVLFCVGQIRRTDATANTEERPAAGLLMNYSRGCDTVLGLMGPIATLPPSSPTSNGCSSGGSDGYHSDSDIDETNSELVRQYSVMYSKNRIDTLDSLNALPQLKHAHQLKAKILFSIIVLAFRACHGLKERKVLEVRRTLFVLDANDDSTATLDRAVRQQLKETADRFPMGDVERQVANQVLSTLHEYPCLEACIPLIHYISDCVRLAWRMVNQTNPYYLDTDFTLGLLQPEKHERYPISEKRSDIIRAFLWPALMQNGHCVYKAVVAT from the exons ATGGCGGACAGTCGCGAAAGAATTCGTGCCCCACCACGGGACGGGCGCGAAGGGTTCACCAGCCCGCGGCAGGTGCTCAGGCGGCTGATGCTGCTGTCGGAGGGCAGACAGTACCGGGAGGCTGCCACCGTCGTCGGACGCCTCGGACCGTCCGTGCTGCGCTCGGTTGTGGCCGAGCTGCCGATGGACATCCTGATCGAGGCGCTGCCTCACAGTACCTACCTGCTCGAGTCCTTCTTCAACCG ACTAAATGCCGTTGTGGCCACCCCACGTCCGGACGTCCCGTGCGAGGCGATCATGTGGCATCTGGTGAAGCTGTTCAGCAATCCGCACGAGACGGGCCTGCGGCAGCGATGCATGAAGCTCGCCCAAGCCATCGGTATCTGGCAGCCGTCCCTCAGGGAGTCGCTGCTCGCCCGCCGCAAACAGCTCGACCAAGCCATCCAAGGGCTGGGTGTGCACGGACTTACGGCAGATCAAACCGGCAGTCTTATCTCGCTGCACGTGGCGCTCAAGAATGAGCTCCAGCGGCACATCGACACGTACAAGGCGGCCATTCACAAGCTGGAGGAGCTGAGTCCGGTTACCGCCCATCAGGATCCTGCTCAATCGTCCCACCAGCGCCTGCTGGCGATCGGGTACGGGGACATTCAGCAGCGCCTGATCGACAACAAAACGTTGCTAACGATGCTAGACAAACCGGCGCTCAAGCAGCTGGCCCAGCTGGTGGAGAACCTGTCGCAGCGGGTACAGAACGACAAGGAGGTACTGTTTTGTGTGGGACAGATCCGTCGCACTGATGCGACGGCTAATACCGAGGAACGACCGGCGGCCGGGTTGCTGATGAACTACTCGCGCGGATGTGACACGGTGTTGGGACTGATGGGACCGATCGCCACACTGCCTCCGAGTAGTCCTACCAGCAAtggatgcagcagcggtggcagTGATGGCTACCATTCCGATTCTGACATTGATGAGACGAA TTCCGAGTTGGTACGACAGTACAGCGTGATGTACAGCAAAAATCGTATCGACACACTGGACTCGCTGAACGCACTACCGCAGCTCAAGCACGCCCATCAGCTCAAGGCAAAGATACTGTTCTCCATCATAGTG CTTGCCTTCCGTGCCTGCCACGGGCTGAAAGAGCGCAAGGTGCTCGAGGTACGCCGCACACTGTTCGTGCTGGACGCAAACGACGATTCGACGGCCACGCTCGATCGGGCAGTGCGGCAGCAGCTGAAGGAGACGGCCGACCGGTTCCCGATGGGTGACGTCGAGCGACAGGTCGCCAACCAGGTGCTGTCCACGCTGCACGAGTACCCCTGCCTGGAGGCTTGCATACCGCTCATCCACTACATCAGCGACTGCGTGCGATTAGCGTGGCGCATGGTGAACCAAACCAACCCGTACTATCTGGATACGGACTTCACTCTCG GTCTTCTGCAACCGGAGAAGCACGAACGATACCCGATATCCGAGAAGCGGTCCGACATTATCCGTGCGTTCTTGTGGCCAGCACTGATGCAGAATGGACACTGCGTGTACAAGGCGGTCGTCGCTACTTAA
- the LOC120951528 gene encoding uncharacterized protein LOC120951528 encodes MCRCRLFASLQRTVPAGRRCTLDVHAAMSCCCLVVSYHLIVNLVDRFSEVLRDLVYCRCRRAEQFDDCEVTAGDSVEPTVQLSSAGVLTNKPRYVVINDTVELEPFYYDIDRRYCELLLRDRPAGTCIVRPFKLKHETIRYILSIRAPDTYFHLFIRHAGKNGMYALGLEKEQEKRFKFPTDIVRYYQAHLLECSRASRVCTKLQLQPLPISDVLEARRPNAPAKTT; translated from the exons ATGTGTAGATGCAGATTGTTTGCTTCTCTCCAACGCACAGTTCCTGCTGGTAGACGGTGCACGCTGGATGTACACGCTGCGATgagttgctgctgtttggtCGTTTCCTACCATTTGATCGTCAATTTAGTGGACCGTTTTTCGGAGGTGTTGCGCGATCTCGTGTACTGCCGTTGTCGACGGGCAGAGCAGTTTGATGACTGTGAAGTGACGGCGGGCGATTCCGTTGAGCCGACGGTCCAGCTGTCTTCGGCCGGTGTGTTGACAAACAAACCACGCTACGTGGTGATCAACGATACGGTTGAGCTAGAACCCTTTTACTACGACATCGATCGACGATACTGTGAGCTACTTTTGCGGGATCGTCCCGCCGGGACGTGTATAGTGAGACCGTTCAAGCTAAAA CACGAAACGATTCGCTACATCCTTTCGATCCGTGCGCCGGACACTTACTTCCACCTGTTTATTCGACACGCCGGCAAGAATGGCATGTACGCCCTCGGGTTGGAAAAGGAGCAGGAAAAGCGGTTCAAGTTTCCCACCGACATCGTGCGCTACTACCAAGCCCACCTGCTCGAGTGTAGCCGGGCTAGCCGGGTGTGCACGAAGCTGCAGCTTCAGCCGCTACCGATTTCGGACGTGCTCGAGGCGCGACGACCCAACGCTCCAGCAAAGACGACTTAA